CGGTGGAGGCCCTTCTGGAATTTCTTGCGAACCGTAAGGAATCCGAAGAACTGGTGATGGTTGTCGACGAGGAACTGAAGATGATGTCGGCCGTCTGCCCGGGCGGTGGTGTCATGCGGGGCCCCTACCTGAAGCCCATGACCCGGGTGACGCACACCGAGTACTTACTAGAGGGCAGGTCCGACCTCGACCCACGCGATATCCTCAGGTCCACCATGTTTGCGCCCACGGTGATTGGATCACCAATGGAAAGTGCGTGCCGGGTCATTGCTCGTCATGAGACCAGCGCACGCGGGTACTACTCAGGTGTCCTCGCGCTGTTTGAATCAACGCCTGCAGGGTACCGTTTGGATGCGCCAATACTGTTGCGGACAGCGTTCATCGACGAGGACGGTGACATCACGGTTTCGGCTGGAGCCACGTTGGTTCGCCACTCCGATCCGCTGAGCGAAGCACATGAGACGCGTGCGAAAGCGAGCGGAATGCTCACCGCGTTGGGGCTTTTGCCGAGGGCGGGGCATACAGCGGCGCAGTCTGGTATCCAGGCTCCGTCTGCATCTCCGACGGCTCACATGGTGAATCTACCTGAGGTTCAGGCCGCCCTCGCCGATCGCAACCGTGACTTGGCCCCATTCTGGCGGGATGCGCAAACACCGCGCGGGGAGCTTTCCGGGTCTGCTTTGCTTGTGGACTGCGGTGATGACTTCAACCAAATGCTTGCCCACCAGCTGCGTCACCTCGGGCTTGATGCCGACATCGCCTCTTGGAAGGACGTGACGGGCTTCGAGGATGTCGATCTGGTGGTGTTTGGCCCCGGCCCCGGGGACCCGACGGACCTTCACGACCCCCGCGTCGTGCGTGTCAGGGAACTTCTTCGTGCCCGCGTTGAGGCGGGCCTGCCAACCGTTGCCGTGTGTCTTTCTCACCAGATCCTCGCAACGTTGGCGGGGCTCCCCATCGAGGTGCTTCCTGAGTCGCGCCAAGGTCTACCTCTGCGGGTCAGCATCCTTGGAAGTGAAGGGTTGATTGGCTTCTACAACACGTTTGCTGCGGTTGCCGAGGACGGGAGCATGACTCCCGACCTCAACCTCACTGTTGAGGCGGATTCGACGACGGGGATCGTCAACGCCCTCGTCGGAAACCATGTTGTTAGTGTTCAGGGACATCTTGAGTCGGTGCTGTCGTACGATGGT
This genomic stretch from Schaalia sp. JY-X169 harbors:
- a CDS encoding chorismate-binding protein; translation: MEATTNFEKDMTVLPDAVAELLDPASDKPVAIVRRQDDDVAVVLTGTVGSVALLAEIPLDGPDVLALIPFHQIRERGWEALAGEEQLLYLQVTSRWEVPLQPLLDALPPSPPKTEDIGFAVSDEEYADEVGRIISDEIGRGEGANFVIRRDYRAHTDAPTREAVLAWLHALLSFEAGSYWTFAWVGGGVACAGASPERHVSAEDGTVLMNPISGTYRHQPDAPTVEALLEFLANRKESEELVMVVDEELKMMSAVCPGGGVMRGPYLKPMTRVTHTEYLLEGRSDLDPRDILRSTMFAPTVIGSPMESACRVIARHETSARGYYSGVLALFESTPAGYRLDAPILLRTAFIDEDGDITVSAGATLVRHSDPLSEAHETRAKASGMLTALGLLPRAGHTAAQSGIQAPSASPTAHMVNLPEVQAALADRNRDLAPFWRDAQTPRGELSGSALLVDCGDDFNQMLAHQLRHLGLDADIASWKDVTGFEDVDLVVFGPGPGDPTDLHDPRVVRVRELLRARVEAGLPTVAVCLSHQILATLAGLPIEVLPESRQGLPLRVSILGSEGLIGFYNTFAAVAEDGSMTPDLNLTVEADSTTGIVNALVGNHVVSVQGHLESVLSYDGFDALGAVVERALR